In the genome of Mucilaginibacter sp. 14171R-50, the window GCCGCAGCAAAGCGAGGTGCACGTGTCTTTTCCGATATTGACCGTAACCGGCGAAACCCAGATCATGGAAATAGCGCTGAACGATGCGGACCTTATTGCTACCGATGCCCGGGTGGTAAGGTACAAAGGGGTTGATTATCTGACTACCTTATCGCACCTGCGGCTGCTTTGCAGCGATGATGGCGTGCACTTTACCGAACCTGCAGATTACAGCAGATTGTTTGGCAGCGGACCGCTGCAAACCTTTGGGATAGAAGATTGCCGGGTTACCTTTTTAGAGGGCAGGTATTATCTAACCTTTACAGCGGTATCTGATAGCGGGGTAGGTGTTGGTCTGCGTACCACCACCGATTGGAAAAATTTTGAAACGCACGGTATGATCCTGCCGCCGCATAATAAGGATGTGGCCATTTTTGAAGAAAAAATAAACGGTCTGTATTATGCCCTGCACCGCCCCAGCAGCGTGGATATAGGGGGGAATTTTATCTGGATAGCCCAATCGCCGGATGGGGTGCATTGGGGCAATCATAAATGTATACTTAAAACTCGCGAAGGCATGTGGGACAGCGCACGCGTTGGGGGCGGGGCCTCGCCCATTAAAACCGAAAAGGGCTGGCTCGAGATTTATCACGGGGCTACCAAGGAGCATCGATATTGTTTAGGCGCGGTGTTGCTTGACCTTAACGATCCGTCGATAGTATTGGCGCGCACTACCGAGCCTATAATGGAACCTACCGCGCCGTATGAGATAACAGGCTTTTTTGGCCATGTGGTTTTCACCAACGGGCATGTGGTTGATGGCGATACCATCACCATTTACTATGGCGCAGCCGATGAATTTGTGTGTGGCGCGAAGTTTTCTATAAAGGATATCTTTGCCGCTTTGGGGGTGTAAATTAGCAGCTGTTTCACTAAAACGTTTGCGCAATTTGGTTTGAAAGGTATCAAAAAACTTTAATACATTGGCCTTTATAATAACCGGTTATGAAGAGCTTTTTAGATGAGGATTTTTTGCTGCGATCAGATACGGCCCGGGAGTTGTATCACGACCATGCAAAACACCTGCCCATAATAGATTACCACTGCCATTTGCCGCCCGATCAAATTGCGGGCAATATCAATTTCAATAACATAACCCACGCCTGGCTAAACGGCGACCATTACAAATGGCGCGCAATGCGTGCAAACGGTGTTAATGAGGCTTATATCACCGGCAACAAACCCGATAACGAAAAATTTGAGCAATGGGCCGCAACTGTACCCTATACCCTGCGCAACCCGCTCTACCATTGGACGCATCTTGAATTGCAGCGATATTTTGGCATCACATCGCGGTTAATGCACGGTACCGCCGATTTTATCTACGATGACTGCACCGAGAAATTGCAAAGCCCGGGATACTCGGTACAAAGCCTTATCAAGAAAATGAACGTGGAAGTAATTTGTACTACCGACGACCCGCTGGACGACCTGAGCCATCACGAACAAATAAAAAGGGATGGGGCAGAGGTAAAAGTGTACCCGGCATTCAGGCCGGATAAAGCCATGTATATCGAGGATGTGGCCGCCCTAAACGCCTATGTCTACAAACTGGAAGCGGTATCAAACAGTACCATCAATACCTTCGACGATTACTTGTACGCGCTTAAGAACCGCCACCACTACTTCGCGGCGAATGGCTGCACCGTAGCAGACCATGGTTTAGAGCATGTGTATGCCGAGGAATATACCGAAGAAGAATTACGCGGGATATTTGAAAAGGTGCGCGCCGAAAAACCCGTTACCAATACCGAAAAAATAAAGTTTAAATCGGCCATGCTGTACAATTTCGCCATTTGGAACCAGGAGAAGGATTGGGTGCAGCAATTTCATTTAGGAGCTTTGCGCAATAACAACAGCCGCCTGCTTGGCCAGTTGGGGCCCGATACGGGTTTCGATTCCATCGGCGATTTTAGTCAGGCCAGGCCGCTATCAAAATTTTTTAACAGGCTGGATAAGGACGACCGCCTCGCAAAAACTATTATATATAACCTAAACCCCGCTGATAACGAAATGGTGGCCGCCATGACAGGTAATTTTAACGACGGATCGGTAGCCGGTAAGGTGCAGTATGGCTCGGCCTGGTGGTTCCTTGATCAAAAAGACGGCATGACCAAACAGTTGAACGCCCTCTCGAACATGGGGCTGCTAAGTCGTTTTGTAGGCATGCTTACCGATTCGCGCAGCTTTCTTTCGTTCCCCCGCCATGAGTACTTCAGGCGCATACTTTGTAACCTGTTTGCTGAAGATATTGAGAACGGTGAATTGCCGAACGACATGGAATGGACAGGCAAGATCATTGGGGATATATGTTATTATAACGCCCAAAGCTACTTTAAATTTAAACCGTAAATGGGATAACCAGCTGCAGTTGCGCCTTGCTTATGCTGCGGACGGTCTATGATCGTACTTTTAAGGTAGGTTACCCGTGTGAAATGATTTTTCGCGATAAATTGGGCGATAACCTGCGTGATACTGTGAAATATAGATCGCGGCGGTGCAAACCACATCAATGTATGCGATCAAGACTTTGATCCTAAGTCCCGGCTGGTTGTACACCTTATTAAAATCGGGATTAGGTAACATACTTAATACAATAGCGCATTGTGGAATAAAACTTTTTCAAATTATTTAAAAAGTATTTTATCTTTAGAAGTGCATTCCTAAAACCACATACCGGTGGCCAGTGCCGGTTTTTAAACCTTTTATTAATCAGATCATGACCGCAAAAAGAGATTCCGGTACTACCGGTGTAACTGATGTTAATACATCGCCGTTTACCTACGAGCGCCTTTACTCCTTAGATGCCCTTAGGGGGTTTGATATGTTTTGGATACTTGGGGGCGAAGAGATATTTCATTCGCTCGCGAAGGCTACGGGTTCGCCATTCTGGGGCACCATAGCCAACCAGTTTACGCATCCGGACTGGAACGGCTTTCACTTGTATGACCTGATATTCCCCTTGTTCCTGTTCCTGGCAGGCGTAGCCACGCCATACTCTATAGGGCGCGAACTGGAAAAGGGCGCCACGCGCCCGCAACTGGTGTTAAGGGTAATAAAACGCGCAGCGATATTGATATTGCTGGGCTTGCTGGTTAATAACGGCCTCAAAACCTTAAAATCATTTGACGAGATACGGTTTGCATCGGTATTGGGGCGTATTGGTATTGCCTACATGTTTGCTAATATTATATACCTATACGCCAGTCGTAAATGGCAGATGGCCTGGTTTTGGATATTTATCATCGGTTACTGGCTGTTGCTTAAATTTACATCGGCCCCCGGTTTTCATCCCGGCGACCTGACCATGGAGGGCAATTTCGCCTCGTATATGGACAGGCTCATACTACCCGGCAAACTTTACCTCGGCATACACGATCCGGAAGGCTTGT includes:
- a CDS encoding glycoside hydrolase family 130 protein → MADIAQRFPQNPLLAPKDLKATSEGLHIACLLNPGVFRFNGKIWLLVRVAERPQQSEVHVSFPILTVTGETQIMEIALNDADLIATDARVVRYKGVDYLTTLSHLRLLCSDDGVHFTEPADYSRLFGSGPLQTFGIEDCRVTFLEGRYYLTFTAVSDSGVGVGLRTTTDWKNFETHGMILPPHNKDVAIFEEKINGLYYALHRPSSVDIGGNFIWIAQSPDGVHWGNHKCILKTREGMWDSARVGGGASPIKTEKGWLEIYHGATKEHRYCLGAVLLDLNDPSIVLARTTEPIMEPTAPYEITGFFGHVVFTNGHVVDGDTITIYYGAADEFVCGAKFSIKDIFAALGV
- the uxaC gene encoding glucuronate isomerase, translating into MKSFLDEDFLLRSDTARELYHDHAKHLPIIDYHCHLPPDQIAGNINFNNITHAWLNGDHYKWRAMRANGVNEAYITGNKPDNEKFEQWAATVPYTLRNPLYHWTHLELQRYFGITSRLMHGTADFIYDDCTEKLQSPGYSVQSLIKKMNVEVICTTDDPLDDLSHHEQIKRDGAEVKVYPAFRPDKAMYIEDVAALNAYVYKLEAVSNSTINTFDDYLYALKNRHHYFAANGCTVADHGLEHVYAEEYTEEELRGIFEKVRAEKPVTNTEKIKFKSAMLYNFAIWNQEKDWVQQFHLGALRNNNSRLLGQLGPDTGFDSIGDFSQARPLSKFFNRLDKDDRLAKTIIYNLNPADNEMVAAMTGNFNDGSVAGKVQYGSAWWFLDQKDGMTKQLNALSNMGLLSRFVGMLTDSRSFLSFPRHEYFRRILCNLFAEDIENGELPNDMEWTGKIIGDICYYNAQSYFKFKP
- a CDS encoding acyltransferase family protein gives rise to the protein MTAKRDSGTTGVTDVNTSPFTYERLYSLDALRGFDMFWILGGEEIFHSLAKATGSPFWGTIANQFTHPDWNGFHLYDLIFPLFLFLAGVATPYSIGRELEKGATRPQLVLRVIKRAAILILLGLLVNNGLKTLKSFDEIRFASVLGRIGIAYMFANIIYLYASRKWQMAWFWIFIIGYWLLLKFTSAPGFHPGDLTMEGNFASYMDRLILPGKLYLGIHDPEGLFSTIPAISTGLLGILAGILLKTGHQHKGRKAFIIAAAGAIFLVLAQVWNLDFPINKNLWTSSFVLQAGGMSLLLLALFYYVIDVLGYKSWAFFFKVIGMNSILIYISSKFINWHYATTGFFGWLGEWVGDPYNIVVMAICFIMVKWMFLYFMYRKKAFLKV